A genomic stretch from Flavobacteriales bacterium includes:
- a CDS encoding 50S ribosomal protein L25/general stress protein Ctc, whose product MKSVEVSASPRKEVGKKDSKQLRIDNRVPCVLYGGKDLRHFSIHENDFRKVVYTPEVFRMDIDVEGTKVKAVMQDIQFHPVTDRIIHVDFIELFDDIKVKVDLPVRLNGISKGVLNGGKRRFKLKKLRTLGLHKDFPEFIDIDVTKLRIGQSIKVEDIVINGLEFLDPPNRVIVAIKTARALIEELEEEEEEEEGEEGAEGSEGGDAPAEGGDAPAAE is encoded by the coding sequence ATGAAATCAGTAGAGGTAAGTGCATCACCAAGAAAAGAAGTTGGTAAGAAAGATTCTAAGCAATTAAGAATAGATAATAGAGTTCCTTGTGTTCTTTATGGTGGAAAAGATCTTAGACACTTCTCTATCCACGAAAATGATTTTAGAAAAGTTGTTTATACTCCAGAAGTATTTAGGATGGATATTGACGTTGAAGGAACGAAAGTGAAAGCTGTAATGCAGGATATTCAGTTTCATCCTGTTACGGATAGAATTATCCACGTAGATTTTATCGAACTTTTTGATGATATTAAAGTGAAAGTAGATCTTCCTGTAAGACTGAACGGTATATCTAAAGGTGTGCTTAACGGTGGTAAGAGAAGATTTAAACTGAAAAAGTTAAGAACATTAGGTCTACACAAAGATTTCCCTGAATTCATCGATATAGATGTTACGAAGTTGAGAATTGGTCAATCGATAAAAGTTGAGGATATTGTTATCAATGGTCTTGAGTTTTTAGATCCACCTAACCGCGTTATCGTTGCTATTAAAACTGCTCGTGCTCTAATTGAAGAATTAGAAGAGGAAGAAGAGGAAGAAGAAGGTGAAGAAGGAGCAGAGGGATCTGAAGGAGGAGATGCACCTGCAGAAGGCGGAGACGCACCTGCTGCTGAATAA
- a CDS encoding ribose-phosphate pyrophosphokinase, giving the protein MDTIVKFFPGRATKDLAFSIASDYGSELGNVSIFNFSDGEFQPSYEETIRGANVFIIQSTPPPHENIFELLMMIDAAKRASAKEIIAVVPFLGYARQDRKDKSRVGITSKLVANLLQTAGMTRLITMDLHADQIQGFFEVPVDHLYASTLFIPYIQSLNLDPDNLVIAAPDTGGTKRANVYAKYLGAGLAVGYKERKVANQVQDLMLIGDVEGKDVILVDDMVDTAGTLMKAVDVIFEKGAKSVRALCTHAVLSGEAYERIEASRITELVVTDSLPLKKECSKIKVLSVSDLFAKVITNVVKLESISSHFVV; this is encoded by the coding sequence ATGGATACAATAGTTAAATTTTTTCCAGGAAGAGCTACCAAAGACCTTGCGTTTAGCATAGCGTCTGATTATGGAAGTGAGCTAGGAAATGTATCTATTTTCAATTTTAGTGATGGTGAGTTTCAGCCTTCTTACGAAGAAACAATCCGTGGTGCGAATGTTTTCATTATTCAATCAACACCTCCTCCACATGAAAATATTTTTGAACTATTAATGATGATTGATGCTGCTAAAAGAGCATCAGCGAAAGAAATTATTGCCGTAGTTCCTTTTTTGGGCTATGCAAGACAGGATAGGAAAGATAAATCTAGAGTTGGGATTACCTCTAAGTTGGTTGCAAACTTGTTGCAAACGGCAGGTATGACTAGACTAATCACAATGGACCTACATGCCGATCAGATTCAAGGATTTTTTGAAGTACCTGTAGATCATCTATATGCATCTACTTTGTTTATTCCATATATACAGAGTCTTAATCTCGATCCTGATAATTTAGTAATAGCGGCACCAGATACTGGTGGAACTAAGAGAGCTAATGTATATGCTAAGTATTTGGGAGCAGGATTAGCAGTAGGGTATAAAGAAAGAAAAGTTGCCAATCAAGTTCAAGATTTGATGTTAATTGGTGATGTTGAAGGAAAAGATGTCATTCTCGTTGATGATATGGTTGATACGGCTGGAACTCTTATGAAAGCTGTGGATGTGATATTTGAAAAAGGAGCTAAATCGGTAAGAGCGTTATGTACACATGCGGTTCTTTCTGGAGAAGCATATGAGAGAATAGAGGCATCGAGAATAACAGAATTGGTGGTAACGGATTCTTTACCATTAAAAAAAGAATGTAGTAAGATCAAAGTACTTTCTGTGAGCGATTTGTTTGCCAAGGTTATAACTAACGTGGTAAAACTAGAATCAATAAGTTCACACTTTGTAGTATAA
- a CDS encoding dCMP deaminase family protein — protein sequence MSAVKFEDKAKQERYDKAYLRLALEWGKLSHCTRKKVGAIIVKNGMIISDGYNGTPGGFDNSCESSDGKTLWYVLHAEANAIMKVAKSTNNSHGSTLYLTLSPCKECSKLILQAGITRVVFINAYKDDAGLAFLKQSEIEVDQINID from the coding sequence ATGAGTGCTGTTAAATTCGAGGATAAAGCAAAACAAGAAAGATATGACAAGGCATATCTCCGTTTAGCTCTCGAATGGGGGAAGTTATCTCATTGCACGCGTAAAAAAGTAGGTGCAATTATTGTCAAAAACGGGATGATTATATCCGATGGATACAACGGTACTCCTGGTGGATTCGACAATAGTTGTGAAAGCAGTGACGGAAAAACATTGTGGTACGTATTGCATGCGGAAGCAAATGCAATTATGAAAGTTGCCAAATCGACGAACAATTCTCACGGGAGTACGTTATATTTAACCTTGTCTCCATGTAAGGAGTGTAGTAAACTAATTCTTCAGGCAGGAATTACAAGAGTTGTTTTTATTAATGCATATAAAGACGATGCCGGATTAGCTTTTTTAAAACAGTCTGAAATTGAAGTAGACCAAATAAATATTGATTAA
- a CDS encoding S41 family peptidase encodes MSYIEDEYVDTVNMSQLSDVAINSVLEKLDPHSMYINANRFKSMDESLKGNYEGIGIEFNIINDTILVIWPITGGPSEMLGLMAGDRIIEIDTQLVAGNGVTTKDVISKLKGESGTLVQVGIKRKGVRDLLIFDIRRRKIPLTSVEISYMLNINTGYIKISKFAATTYEEVIKAMEELNENDLQNLIIDLRGNGGGYLDAAINIADEFLPENTLIVSTKGRARSENQFFAQRATSFQGKQLAILIDEGSASASEIVTGAVQDNDKGIIIGRRSFGKGLVNEQHKLHDGSVVRLTTQRYYTPSGRCIQKPYGKGNKEYYEDYHDRYKNGELVNKDSINFPDSLIYKTVGGRTVYGGGGIMPDIYIPLDTSKINNSYVNFAMHSGLVIRFAFEVIDRDRSAILDEYDLNKFITEYQVSDETFRKFQEFIAEHEGPIPQEKDKKLYSYLKTHIKANIGRNLWNSAAYYPIVHSIDKILIKAIETVREEAQ; translated from the coding sequence ATGTCTTATATAGAAGATGAATATGTTGACACAGTTAACATGAGTCAGCTTTCGGATGTAGCAATAAATTCTGTTCTTGAAAAACTTGATCCGCATTCCATGTATATCAATGCGAATCGGTTTAAATCTATGGACGAGTCCTTAAAAGGAAACTATGAAGGCATTGGAATTGAGTTCAATATTATCAACGATACCATATTGGTTATCTGGCCAATAACAGGTGGCCCTTCTGAGATGCTCGGCTTGATGGCAGGAGATCGAATTATAGAAATCGACACGCAACTTGTTGCAGGAAATGGAGTTACCACAAAAGATGTTATCTCTAAACTTAAAGGCGAAAGTGGTACACTTGTACAAGTAGGTATTAAACGTAAAGGAGTAAGAGATCTTCTCATATTCGACATTAGAAGAAGAAAGATTCCATTAACTAGTGTAGAAATAAGCTACATGCTCAACATCAACACTGGATATATAAAAATCTCCAAATTTGCTGCTACCACTTACGAAGAGGTAATTAAAGCTATGGAAGAATTAAATGAGAATGATCTTCAGAATTTAATCATCGATTTAAGAGGTAATGGTGGAGGTTATCTTGATGCCGCAATTAATATCGCGGATGAGTTCCTACCTGAGAATACTTTAATTGTGAGCACAAAAGGTAGAGCACGTTCAGAAAATCAATTTTTTGCACAAAGAGCAACTTCATTTCAAGGTAAACAACTGGCCATATTAATTGATGAAGGGTCAGCGTCTGCAAGTGAAATTGTAACTGGAGCAGTGCAAGACAATGATAAAGGAATCATAATTGGCAGAAGATCGTTTGGAAAAGGATTAGTAAACGAACAACACAAATTACACGACGGATCGGTTGTACGACTTACAACACAACGCTACTATACCCCTTCTGGTAGATGTATTCAAAAACCATATGGAAAAGGGAACAAAGAATATTATGAAGATTATCACGATAGATATAAAAATGGCGAACTAGTTAATAAAGATAGCATCAACTTCCCAGATTCCTTGATTTATAAAACTGTAGGAGGCCGTACTGTATATGGTGGAGGTGGAATAATGCCTGATATTTATATTCCGCTAGACACATCTAAAATTAATAACAGCTACGTTAATTTTGCGATGCATTCTGGGCTGGTAATTCGATTTGCTTTCGAAGTAATTGACAGAGACAGATCTGCTATTCTAGATGAATATGATTTAAATAAATTTATCACAGAATACCAAGTTTCGGATGAGACGTTTAGAAAGTTCCAAGAATTTATCGCCGAACATGAAGGTCCCATTCCTCAAGAAAAAGACAAAAAATTATACTCTTATCTTAAAACACATATTAAAGCGAACATCGGTCGAAACTTATGGAATAGTGCCGCCTATTATCCTATTGTTCATTCGATTGATAAAATATTAATTAAAGCAATAGAGACAGTAAGAGAAGAAGCTCAATAA
- a CDS encoding superoxide dismutase: MMAFELPELPYATDALEPHIDKETMEIHHGKHHNAYTTNLNNAIAGTDIEGQSIEDILANISKHSPAVRNNGGGYFNHSLFWSTLSPNGGGEPTGALADAINSAFGSLDAFKEKFATAGATRFGSGWAWLCVNADGSLCVCSSANQDNPLMDIAECPGTPILGLDVWEHAYYLNYQNRRPDYIAAFWNVVNWKEVSERFEAAK; the protein is encoded by the coding sequence ATTATGGCTTTTGAACTACCTGAATTACCATATGCAACTGATGCCTTAGAGCCTCATATTGACAAAGAAACCATGGAGATTCATCATGGCAAACACCACAATGCGTATACAACCAATCTGAACAACGCTATTGCCGGAACGGATATAGAAGGACAATCGATAGAAGATATCCTTGCGAATATTTCAAAGCATTCACCTGCTGTTAGAAATAACGGTGGAGGTTATTTCAATCATTCATTATTCTGGTCTACCCTTTCTCCAAACGGAGGTGGCGAACCAACTGGTGCCCTTGCAGATGCAATTAATAGTGCATTTGGATCTTTAGATGCATTTAAAGAAAAATTTGCAACAGCTGGCGCAACAAGATTTGGTTCTGGATGGGCTTGGTTATGTGTAAACGCAGATGGCTCATTATGTGTGTGCTCTAGTGCAAATCAAGATAATCCTTTAATGGATATAGCGGAATGTCCTGGTACTCCAATTTTAGGATTAGACGTTTGGGAACATGCTTACTATTTGAACTATCAAAACAGAAGACCAGATTACATTGCAGCTTTTTGGAATGTAGTTAACTGGAAAGAAGTTTCAGAAAGATTTGAAGCGGCTAAATAG